The proteins below are encoded in one region of Mycobacterium shinjukuense:
- a CDS encoding ABC transporter permease gives MHYLITHLGSAWALTVVHLRLSVVPLVNGLAIAVPLGLLAHRAPTLRRVTTATASIVFTIPSLALFVVLPLIMRTRILDEANVIVALTAYTTALLVRTVLEALDAVPTVVRDAAIAVGYSPISRMLKVELPLSIPVLVAGLRVVAVTNIAMVSVGSVIGIGGLGSWFTAGYQTNKSDQIVAGIIAMFTLAVVVDMLINLAGWLATPWERAAGGWRCRVAAPITGGAR, from the coding sequence GTGCACTACCTGATCACGCACCTCGGCAGCGCCTGGGCGCTGACCGTGGTTCATCTGCGGCTGTCGGTGGTGCCGCTGGTGAACGGGCTGGCGATCGCGGTGCCGCTGGGCCTGCTGGCGCATCGTGCGCCGACGCTTCGGCGGGTGACCACGGCCACCGCCAGCATCGTGTTCACCATCCCGTCACTGGCGCTGTTTGTGGTGTTGCCGCTGATCATGAGAACCCGGATCCTCGACGAGGCCAATGTCATTGTGGCGCTGACGGCATACACAACGGCGCTGCTGGTGCGCACCGTGCTCGAAGCGCTGGACGCGGTGCCGACCGTGGTGCGGGACGCGGCCATCGCGGTCGGCTACTCACCGATCAGCCGGATGCTCAAAGTCGAGCTGCCGCTGTCGATCCCGGTCCTGGTTGCTGGGTTGCGGGTGGTCGCGGTGACCAATATCGCGATGGTTTCGGTGGGATCGGTGATCGGCATCGGGGGGCTGGGTAGCTGGTTCACCGCCGGATACCAGACGAACAAGAGCGACCAGATCGTGGCCGGCATCATCGCGATGTTCACGCTGGCGGTCGTCGTCGACATGCTGATCAACCTGGCCGGCTGGCTGGCCACGCCGTGGGAACGGGCGGCGGGCGGTTGGCGGTGCCGGGTCGCGGCGCCGATAACGGGCGGCGCCCGATGA
- a CDS encoding ABC transporter ATP-binding protein, translating into MISFDNVVKVYPDGATAVDGLSLEVPDGTLTVFVGPSGCGKTTALRMINRMVEPTSGTVTVDGVDVAGVNPVKLRLGMGYVIQNAGLMPHQRVIDNVATVPVLKGQSRRAARQAAYELLDRVGLDPAVATRYPAQLSGGEQQRVGVARALAADPPILLMDEPFSAVDPVVRHDLQNEILRLQSELHKTIVFVTHDIDEAFKLGDVVAVFAPGGRLQQCGQPAALLSRPANEFVSKFIGLGRGYRWLQLIDSAGLPVHDIDRISVSSLGSARLPTGWALVVTDENVPLGWIDGDGLRRHRDGATLSECLAVVGSVFRPPANLSQALDAALSSPSSVGVAVDGCGRVVGGVLAADVLAAFHKGKQPGG; encoded by the coding sequence ATGATCAGCTTTGACAACGTCGTCAAGGTCTACCCTGACGGCGCCACCGCCGTGGACGGGTTGAGCCTGGAGGTCCCCGACGGCACGTTGACGGTGTTCGTCGGCCCGTCCGGCTGTGGCAAAACGACAGCGCTGCGGATGATCAACCGGATGGTCGAGCCGACGTCGGGCACCGTCACCGTCGACGGCGTGGACGTGGCGGGCGTCAACCCGGTGAAGCTGCGTCTGGGAATGGGCTACGTCATCCAGAATGCGGGGCTGATGCCGCACCAACGGGTGATCGACAACGTGGCCACGGTGCCGGTGCTGAAAGGCCAATCACGACGGGCCGCTCGCCAAGCCGCCTATGAGCTGCTCGACCGCGTCGGGCTGGATCCTGCGGTCGCCACCCGTTACCCTGCGCAACTCTCCGGCGGCGAACAACAGCGTGTCGGCGTGGCGCGGGCGCTGGCGGCCGACCCGCCGATCCTGTTGATGGATGAGCCGTTTTCCGCCGTTGACCCCGTGGTCCGCCACGATCTGCAAAACGAAATCCTGCGCCTGCAAAGCGAATTGCACAAGACCATCGTCTTTGTCACGCACGATATCGACGAGGCGTTCAAGCTGGGTGACGTGGTGGCGGTGTTCGCTCCGGGTGGCCGTTTGCAGCAGTGCGGACAACCGGCCGCCCTGCTCTCGCGTCCGGCCAACGAGTTTGTGTCGAAGTTCATCGGCCTGGGCCGCGGCTATCGGTGGCTGCAGCTCATCGACTCGGCGGGGCTACCCGTGCACGACATCGACCGGATCTCGGTGAGCAGCCTTGGGAGCGCGCGTCTTCCAACCGGGTGGGCACTGGTGGTCACCGACGAGAATGTGCCGCTGGGCTGGATCGACGGCGACGGTTTGCGCCGCCACCGCGACGGCGCGACGTTGTCGGAGTGCCTGGCCGTCGTCGGTTCGGTGTTCCGCCCGCCCGCAAACCTCAGCCAGGCGCTGGATGCGGCGCTGTCCTCGCCGTCCTCGGTGGGTGTCGCCGTGGACGGGTGCGGCCGGGTCGTTGGTGGAGTGCTGGCCGCCGACGTGCTGGCCGCGTTCCACAAAGGCAAGCAGCCCGGAGGTTAG
- a CDS encoding ABC transporter substrate-binding protein — translation MGMLRRVRRVTPVAAAVLVTVSLAGACGSSDPLGTIGNLKSIVVGSGDFPESVIVAEIYAQALQANGFDVGRRMGIGSRETYVPALKDHSIDLVPEYIGNLLLYFQPDSAATMLDDVELELYKRLPGDLSILTPSPASDTDTVTVTAATAAMWNLKTIADLATHSAAVRLAAPSAFQTRPSGLPGLRHKYALDIAPGNFVTINDGGGAVTVRALVDGAVTAANIFSTSPAIPQNHLVVLEDPEHNFLAGNIVPLVNSQKKSDRLKAVLDAVSAKLTTAGLAELNAAVSGNSGVDPDEAARQWVRDNGFDHPS, via the coding sequence ATGGGGATGCTGCGGCGCGTGCGTCGCGTGACACCCGTCGCGGCCGCGGTGCTGGTGACGGTGAGCCTGGCTGGCGCCTGCGGCAGTTCCGATCCGCTCGGCACGATCGGCAACCTGAAATCCATCGTGGTCGGATCCGGCGACTTCCCCGAATCGGTGATCGTTGCCGAGATCTACGCGCAGGCGCTGCAGGCCAACGGCTTCGACGTCGGGCGGCGGATGGGCATCGGTAGCCGCGAGACGTATGTCCCGGCGCTCAAAGACCATTCCATCGACCTGGTGCCGGAGTACATCGGCAACCTGCTGCTGTATTTTCAGCCGGACTCCGCGGCCACCATGCTGGACGACGTCGAGCTGGAGCTGTACAAACGGCTGCCCGGCGACCTGTCGATCCTGACACCGTCGCCGGCCTCCGACACCGACACCGTCACCGTCACCGCCGCCACCGCGGCCATGTGGAACCTGAAAACGATCGCCGACCTGGCCACGCATTCCGCGGCTGTCAGGTTGGCTGCGCCGTCGGCGTTTCAGACCCGGCCGTCCGGGTTGCCCGGGCTACGACACAAATACGCGCTCGACATCGCACCGGGCAATTTCGTGACCATCAACGACGGCGGCGGTGCGGTGACCGTGCGGGCGCTGGTGGATGGGGCGGTCACCGCCGCCAACATCTTCAGCACATCGCCGGCCATCCCACAGAACCACCTGGTGGTGCTGGAAGACCCGGAGCACAATTTCCTGGCCGGCAACATTGTGCCGCTGGTGAATTCGCAGAAGAAATCGGATCGCCTGAAAGCGGTGCTGGATGCGGTGTCCGCCAAGCTGACCACCGCGGGCCTGGCCGAACTCAATGCCGCGGTGTCCGGTAACTCCGGCGTCGACCCCGACGAGGCGGCGCGGCAATGGGTGCGGGACAACGGCTTCGACCACCCGTCATAG
- a CDS encoding LapA family protein, whose product MTSNPPGSPVPPPPEPRPHPTTKDPTAKFTRAGALWSALTVGFLILIVLLIFIAQNTTSTPFTFFGWHWSLPLGVAILLAAVGGGLLTVAVGTARILQLRRAAKKSQATVVR is encoded by the coding sequence ATGACCAGCAATCCCCCTGGCTCGCCCGTTCCACCGCCCCCGGAGCCCCGACCGCATCCGACGACCAAGGATCCGACGGCCAAGTTCACCCGCGCCGGCGCGCTGTGGTCGGCGTTGACGGTCGGCTTTTTGATTCTGATCGTGTTGTTGATATTCATCGCGCAGAACACCACGTCAACGCCGTTCACGTTCTTCGGCTGGCACTGGAGTCTGCCGCTGGGCGTGGCCATTCTGCTGGCGGCGGTGGGCGGTGGGCTGCTGACCGTAGCGGTCGGCACCGCGCGGATTCTTCAACTGCGCCGCGCCGCTAAGAAAA